A window of Komagataeibacter medellinensis NBRC 3288 contains these coding sequences:
- the recJ gene encoding single-stranded-DNA-specific exonuclease RecJ: MPADLLPSPSATHVGEDGQTPVVLGVTCSVTGRQWHWRAGSQASQTDRMGMAIAQQADLPEIVGRMLALRGVPPEQVATYLSPTLRALMPNPSVMVEMETAAGRLATAIRNGETVGLFGDYDVDGACSTALLATFLQEQGCTVLTHIPDRMTEGYGPNTPAIAAMQDNGASLIICLDCGTAAVEVLEHASLRSDVIILDHHQVQGPLPQVVATVNPNRPDCPSRLHGLCAAAVTFMTLVATRRALDEAGWFASRPKPDLMECLDLVALATVCDVMPLSGLNRAFVTQGLTIMARRQRVGLAALLEVAGARNPLSAFTCGFGVGPRINAGGRIADSGLGLRLLLCTNPAEARVLAERLNSVNHSRQGVESGILDRAMELAAAQRAQGHAVLVLSGRDWHPGVVGIVAGRIKEKFNRPVLVGAELDDGSVKGSARSVPGQDLGGAIIAARQAGLLSTGGGHAMAAGFGLPATGLAALQEFLDRHLATAANLPDAVDLTIDAVVNVAAADVALAEDMNRLAPFGTGNDEPLIALPRVRVAYAERIGSERNTLRLTLEGEGRGPRLKALVFRANESPLAPVLEDRDAPPLHLAGWLRAESWNGRTSATFFIRDVAIAQ, from the coding sequence ATGCCCGCTGACCTGCTGCCTTCCCCTTCCGCCACACATGTCGGAGAGGACGGGCAGACACCGGTCGTTCTGGGTGTGACATGCAGCGTGACAGGCCGCCAGTGGCACTGGCGCGCAGGCAGCCAGGCCAGCCAGACCGACCGCATGGGTATGGCCATTGCCCAGCAGGCGGACCTGCCTGAAATCGTGGGTCGGATGCTGGCTCTGCGGGGTGTCCCCCCCGAACAGGTGGCTACCTACCTTTCCCCTACCCTACGGGCACTCATGCCCAATCCATCCGTGATGGTGGAGATGGAAACCGCAGCAGGTCGCCTTGCCACCGCCATCCGCAATGGTGAAACGGTGGGCCTGTTTGGCGATTATGACGTGGATGGCGCGTGTTCCACCGCCCTGCTGGCCACCTTTTTACAGGAACAGGGCTGCACGGTCCTGACCCACATCCCCGACCGCATGACGGAAGGCTACGGCCCCAACACCCCCGCCATTGCCGCCATGCAGGATAATGGTGCCAGTCTGATCATATGCCTGGACTGCGGCACGGCGGCGGTAGAGGTGCTGGAGCATGCAAGCCTGCGCAGTGATGTGATCATTCTCGATCACCACCAGGTCCAGGGCCCGCTGCCCCAAGTGGTGGCGACGGTCAATCCCAACCGGCCGGACTGCCCCTCGCGCCTGCATGGCCTGTGTGCGGCGGCGGTCACGTTCATGACCCTTGTCGCAACCCGCCGCGCCCTGGATGAGGCGGGATGGTTTGCCTCCCGGCCCAAGCCCGACCTGATGGAATGCCTGGACCTGGTGGCGCTGGCCACCGTATGCGACGTGATGCCGCTGAGCGGACTGAACCGGGCCTTTGTCACACAGGGGCTGACCATCATGGCCCGGCGCCAGCGCGTGGGGCTGGCGGCCCTGCTGGAGGTGGCGGGGGCACGCAACCCGCTTTCCGCCTTTACCTGTGGCTTCGGGGTGGGGCCGCGCATCAACGCAGGCGGCCGCATTGCCGATTCGGGACTGGGGCTACGCCTGCTGCTGTGCACCAACCCCGCCGAGGCCCGCGTGCTGGCCGAACGGCTCAACTCCGTCAACCACAGCCGCCAGGGTGTCGAATCCGGCATTCTGGACCGTGCGATGGAGCTGGCCGCCGCCCAGCGCGCGCAGGGCCATGCCGTGCTGGTACTGAGCGGGCGGGACTGGCATCCCGGCGTGGTGGGGATCGTGGCCGGGCGTATCAAGGAAAAATTCAACCGTCCCGTGCTGGTCGGCGCGGAACTGGATGATGGCAGCGTGAAAGGCTCCGCCCGCTCGGTACCCGGACAGGACCTTGGGGGCGCCATCATTGCCGCACGGCAGGCGGGGCTGCTGTCCACCGGTGGGGGCCATGCCATGGCGGCGGGCTTTGGCCTGCCAGCCACGGGTCTTGCCGCATTGCAGGAATTCCTTGACCGCCACCTGGCCACCGCCGCCAACCTGCCCGATGCGGTGGACCTGACCATCGATGCGGTGGTGAATGTGGCCGCCGCCGACGTGGCGCTGGCCGAGGACATGAACCGGCTGGCCCCCTTTGGCACCGGCAATGATGAACCGCTGATCGCCCTGCCCCGCGTGCGCGTAGCCTATGCCGAGCGTATTGGCAGCGAGCGCAATACCCTGCGCCTGACGCTGGAGGGAGAAGGCCGTGGCCCACGGCTGAAAGCGCTGGTGTTCCGCGCCAATGAAAGCCCGCTTGCCCCCGTGCTGGAAGACCGCGATGCCCCGCCCCTGCATCTTGCGGGCTGGCTGCGCGCGGAAAGCTGGAATGGGCGCACATCAGCCACATTCTTCATCCGTGACGTAGCCATCGCCCAATAA
- a CDS encoding 2OG-Fe(II) oxygenase: MTELPLLRELERPDSPVLDRLGQHYATARPFPYLVMDDLFPADLLESALREFNLSRLNDVNDFRNQMQTKRSTSMATVLPPTVQRFFNIVHAAPFLRLLTRLTGITGLVPDPYLYGGGMHEVAGQGHFQVHLDFSHHPVTQLENRLVLITYLNTDWKHDDGGGLELWHATPRRRAVAIRPSFARTVLMEQSARSWHGHPQVVRSGRVRRALIAYFYTAPRTGAGARSRQTQYLTTAGQSLSQRLEVILRRLAPPLLMDVARAHRRRH, encoded by the coding sequence ATGACTGAACTTCCTCTGCTGCGTGAACTTGAGCGACCGGATTCGCCAGTACTGGACCGGTTGGGGCAGCATTATGCAACCGCACGGCCCTTTCCGTATCTGGTTATGGATGATCTGTTTCCGGCAGACCTGCTGGAAAGCGCGTTGCGGGAATTTAACCTCTCCAGACTAAATGACGTGAATGACTTCCGTAACCAGATGCAGACCAAACGTTCCACCAGCATGGCCACCGTCCTGCCGCCGACCGTGCAGCGGTTTTTCAATATCGTACATGCGGCGCCGTTCCTGCGCCTGCTTACGCGCCTGACCGGCATAACGGGGCTGGTGCCTGATCCGTATCTGTATGGTGGCGGCATGCATGAAGTGGCGGGGCAGGGGCATTTTCAGGTGCATCTTGATTTCAGCCACCATCCTGTCACCCAACTGGAAAATCGCCTGGTCCTGATTACCTACCTCAATACGGACTGGAAGCACGACGATGGCGGCGGCCTGGAACTGTGGCACGCTACGCCCCGGCGGCGGGCGGTGGCAATCCGTCCGTCCTTTGCGCGCACGGTGCTGATGGAGCAGTCGGCCCGCTCATGGCACGGGCATCCGCAGGTGGTGCGGTCCGGCCGTGTGCGGCGGGCGTTGATCGCGTATTTCTATACCGCCCCCCGCACCGGGGCGGGGGCGCGCAGCAGGCAGACGCAGTACCTGACCACTGCCGGGCAATCGCTTTCACAGCGGCTTGAAGTGATCCTGCGCCGCCTTGCTCCCCCGCTGCTTATGGATGTCGCCCGTGCACATCGTCGCCGCCATTAA
- a CDS encoding amidohydrolase family protein → MSPRRHALIVLATGLLATHAALPACAASARADDRPVLLRNATVIDGTGSAARPDTDILIQQGHITQVGHALPVPAHARVVELRGQTVLPGLVSDHSHVGQVSGMQNGEVNYTRANILAALAQYEHYGVLTITALGLNRSPLFDDLRHEQHAALNPGADLYGVDQGIGAPDGVPPQNMFHLGADQIFRPTSPEEARAAVDKMADEGTDLIKLWVDDFRNGVPGAHPLPKMRPVIYRAVIAQAHLRGKRVAAHIHDLSDARALVAAGVDILAHGVRDKPVDEALISAMTQQRTSYIATLDLDEANYIFAEHPEWLDDPFLSYGLSPALRQQFADPAWRHKVLAAPLTAASRKALALNMHNLLTLYRAGITIGFGTDSGATPTRIPGFAEHRELHLSIMAGLTPLQAITLATGDAARLMQLSDRGTIAPGQLADLLVVQGDPLADPRAFDRLRQVWHHGRLVPGPLPGQHQASLP, encoded by the coding sequence ATGTCCCCCCGCCGCCATGCTCTGATCGTCCTTGCAACCGGCCTGCTGGCCACCCATGCCGCTCTGCCCGCCTGCGCGGCCTCGGCGCGTGCGGATGACAGGCCGGTCCTGCTGCGCAACGCCACCGTCATCGACGGGACCGGCAGTGCCGCCCGACCCGATACGGATATCCTTATACAGCAGGGGCACATCACACAGGTAGGCCACGCGTTGCCCGTACCCGCCCATGCCCGCGTGGTTGAACTGCGCGGTCAGACGGTGCTGCCGGGGCTTGTTTCCGACCACAGCCATGTGGGGCAGGTCAGCGGCATGCAGAACGGGGAAGTCAACTACACCCGTGCCAACATCCTGGCCGCACTGGCGCAGTACGAACATTATGGCGTGCTGACCATTACCGCGCTGGGCCTCAACCGCTCGCCCCTGTTCGATGACCTGCGCCATGAGCAGCATGCCGCCCTCAACCCAGGCGCCGACCTGTATGGCGTGGACCAGGGCATTGGCGCGCCCGATGGCGTACCACCGCAGAACATGTTCCATCTGGGCGCCGACCAGATCTTCCGCCCCACCTCCCCCGAAGAAGCCCGGGCGGCCGTCGATAAAATGGCCGATGAAGGCACGGACCTGATAAAGCTGTGGGTGGATGACTTCCGCAATGGCGTACCCGGCGCGCATCCCCTGCCCAAGATGCGGCCTGTCATATACCGCGCCGTTATTGCGCAGGCGCATCTGCGCGGCAAACGGGTAGCAGCCCATATCCATGACCTGTCCGATGCCCGCGCGCTGGTGGCGGCAGGCGTGGACATCCTGGCCCACGGCGTGCGCGACAAACCTGTTGATGAAGCCCTGATCAGCGCCATGACCCAGCAGCGCACCAGCTACATCGCAACGCTGGACCTTGATGAAGCCAATTACATCTTTGCCGAACACCCGGAATGGCTGGATGATCCCTTCCTGTCCTACGGGCTGTCACCCGCGCTGCGCCAGCAGTTTGCCGATCCCGCGTGGCGGCACAAAGTGTTGGCCGCCCCGCTTACCGCAGCATCACGCAAGGCGCTGGCGCTGAACATGCACAACCTGCTCACGCTGTACCGCGCGGGCATTACCATCGGCTTTGGCACGGATTCGGGGGCAACGCCCACCCGTATTCCCGGCTTTGCGGAACATCGGGAACTGCACCTGTCCATCATGGCGGGACTGACACCACTACAGGCCATAACCCTGGCAACGGGCGATGCGGCCCGCCTCATGCAGCTATCCGACCGGGGCACGATCGCGCCGGGACAACTGGCGGACCTGCTGGTGGTACAGGGAGATCCGCTGGCGGACCCGCGTGCGTTCGACCGCCTGCGACAGGTGTGGCACCATGGCAGGCTGGTCCCTGGCCCGCTACCTGGCCAGCATCAGGCCAGCCTGCCCTGA
- a CDS encoding 3'-5' exonuclease: protein MDDPAVTDPDPVQMERMARTLEGSGRYRILRPLAPRVLEHYPADDGPQGSGTRLGMFLDLETTGLSAAKDEIIEFGIVPFVYTLEGKILGTLEPFSRLREPSCPIPPQITSLTGITPEMVAGQSVTADEVAQFVAPASLIIAHNASFDRRFAERFSAVFITKPWACSMQDVDWAAEGYEGRKLSYLGMQAGFWFDGHRAADDCQAGIAILDRVLPVSGRPALAALLENARQIRCRIWAENAPYEYKDILRQRGYRWNDGTDGNPRAWSISLVENAVEAELAFLSAEVYGHPVELPVTRITPWDRFSTRC from the coding sequence ATGGATGATCCAGCCGTAACCGATCCCGACCCCGTGCAGATGGAACGGATGGCCCGTACGCTGGAAGGCAGCGGGCGTTACCGTATCCTGCGCCCGCTCGCCCCGCGCGTGCTGGAACATTACCCGGCGGATGATGGACCGCAGGGTAGTGGCACGCGGCTTGGCATGTTTCTTGACCTTGAGACAACGGGACTGAGTGCGGCGAAGGACGAGATCATCGAATTTGGTATCGTACCCTTCGTTTACACGCTTGAGGGGAAAATTCTGGGCACGCTGGAACCGTTTAGCCGCCTGCGCGAGCCGTCCTGCCCCATCCCCCCCCAGATCACGTCGCTGACCGGCATCACGCCCGAGATGGTGGCCGGGCAGAGTGTTACGGCGGATGAAGTGGCGCAGTTCGTCGCCCCCGCCTCCCTGATCATTGCGCATAATGCCAGCTTTGACCGTAGGTTTGCCGAGCGTTTCAGCGCCGTTTTCATCACCAAGCCCTGGGCATGTTCCATGCAGGATGTGGACTGGGCGGCGGAAGGGTACGAGGGGCGCAAGCTGTCCTATCTGGGCATGCAGGCAGGGTTCTGGTTTGACGGGCACCGCGCGGCGGATGACTGCCAGGCGGGTATTGCCATCCTGGACCGGGTGTTACCGGTATCAGGTCGTCCGGCGCTAGCGGCGCTGCTGGAAAACGCACGCCAGATCCGTTGCCGGATCTGGGCTGAGAACGCCCCTTATGAATACAAGGACATACTGCGCCAGCGTGGCTACCGGTGGAATGACGGTACCGATGGCAACCCGCGCGCGTGGTCCATCTCCCTGGTCGAAAATGCCGTGGAGGCGGAACTGGCTTTCCTTTCGGCTGAGGTATACGGCCACCCGGTGGAACTGCCCGTAACCCGCATCACGCCGTGGGACCGTTTTTCTACCCGTTGCTAG
- a CDS encoding ion channel, producing MARTAGPIPPSPPDSTDPLSRQTRHPHHVEDHGHDRIVRVGQVDRIWSDFYHHALTAPWSTFFWGSLLVYVVVNLIFALLYMVDGDGVRGAQADSFADFFFFSVQTLSTVGYGGMVPVSRTANLIATFEVLGGMMINALATGLIFARFSRPRARVMFSDKALILLENGQMHLDIRIANCRRSPILSVDVEFALARLIRMPTGRVVRQFDPLVLQQSHVPVLRFACMPTHIINTQSPLHGLSEADLAAQEAEVIVSLTGTDEASGQTVFARSAYGFDRMLYNHRFVDIINAGPDGRITVDYTRFDHTESPQDENAIRAEYLSDQPD from the coding sequence ATGGCACGCACCGCCGGGCCCATACCCCCTTCCCCACCCGACAGCACCGACCCGCTATCCCGCCAGACCCGACACCCCCACCATGTGGAGGACCATGGCCACGACAGGATCGTGCGCGTAGGGCAGGTGGACCGGATCTGGTCAGATTTCTACCACCATGCGCTGACCGCGCCATGGAGCACGTTCTTCTGGGGTTCGCTGCTGGTCTATGTGGTGGTGAATTTGATCTTTGCGCTGCTTTACATGGTTGATGGCGACGGGGTCAGGGGCGCGCAGGCGGACAGCTTTGCCGATTTCTTCTTTTTCAGCGTGCAGACACTTTCCACCGTCGGTTATGGCGGCATGGTCCCGGTCAGCCGCACCGCCAACCTGATCGCAACATTCGAAGTGCTGGGCGGCATGATGATCAATGCCCTGGCCACGGGGCTGATCTTTGCCCGCTTTTCCCGCCCGCGCGCGCGGGTCATGTTCAGCGACAAGGCGCTCATCCTGCTTGAAAACGGGCAGATGCACCTTGATATCCGCATTGCCAACTGCCGACGCAGCCCGATCCTGTCGGTTGATGTGGAGTTCGCCCTGGCCCGCCTGATCCGCATGCCCACAGGAAGAGTTGTGCGCCAGTTCGACCCGCTGGTATTGCAACAGTCGCATGTGCCCGTACTACGCTTTGCCTGCATGCCCACCCATATCATCAACACGCAAAGCCCGCTGCATGGCCTGAGCGAAGCCGACCTCGCAGCGCAGGAGGCGGAAGTCATCGTCAGTCTGACCGGCACGGATGAAGCCTCTGGCCAGACAGTCTTCGCACGTTCGGCTTACGGATTTGACCGGATGCTGTATAATCATCGTTTCGTTGACATCATAAACGCCGGGCCGGATGGGCGGATCACCGTTGATTATACCCGCTTTGACCATACCGAATCCCCACAGGATGAAAACGCAATCCGCGCGGAATACCTGTCCGACCAGCCCGACTGA
- a CDS encoding retropepsin-like aspartic protease yields the protein MAGTCPAGVARAAPHARHTIPLQAQTPASIPAMLYGLPAACLSHVITAPLLTNSGSPVVPATFNDTTGLAYLSVTQDEIGVYGTVGKEFPVESVVNIRTIAGQDTTYATTLHTLRISNGVASDVPALLIGSTLPHIGTQPVLGVIGYDVLGNYDLLLDFQQRRMVMFMPVHAPACPPVAEWLGTDGMGMPLLPDSMGRMTGVVMQVGDQAVRMEIEPGADISSLSRRDAKTLGLTPAILHEDMHVRTNAGRILNGRRHHFDHVMLGGGRDFALDVNVEKTSYSILAMNFLRRRRVLLAFPQNMLFLTPQQDTPDDRGQATHGMLSTRTAIARMVDTPQPLPMPVPDSVKVRTLIQPDTPAPTSGAQAPAH from the coding sequence ATGGCCGGTACCTGCCCCGCAGGCGTGGCCCGCGCGGCCCCGCATGCCCGCCATACCATACCCCTGCAAGCCCAGACCCCAGCCTCGATCCCGGCCATGCTGTATGGTCTGCCTGCTGCCTGCCTGAGCCATGTCATTACCGCGCCATTGCTGACCAACAGCGGCAGCCCCGTCGTGCCTGCCACCTTCAATGACACCACCGGACTGGCCTATCTGAGCGTGACACAGGACGAAATAGGCGTCTATGGCACGGTGGGAAAGGAATTCCCGGTCGAATCCGTCGTGAACATCCGCACCATCGCGGGTCAGGATACGACTTACGCCACGACGCTGCATACCCTGCGCATCAGCAACGGTGTAGCCAGTGACGTCCCCGCCCTGCTGATCGGCTCCACCCTGCCCCATATCGGCACCCAACCGGTACTGGGCGTGATCGGCTACGATGTGCTGGGCAATTACGACCTTTTGCTGGATTTCCAGCAGCGCCGCATGGTCATGTTCATGCCCGTGCATGCCCCGGCCTGCCCCCCTGTGGCTGAGTGGCTGGGCACGGACGGTATGGGTATGCCCCTTCTGCCCGACTCGATGGGTCGCATGACCGGCGTTGTCATGCAGGTGGGCGACCAGGCCGTGCGGATGGAGATTGAACCGGGGGCGGATATATCCTCCCTCTCACGGCGGGATGCGAAAACACTGGGCCTGACACCCGCCATCCTGCATGAGGACATGCATGTCCGCACCAATGCGGGCAGGATCCTGAACGGGCGGCGGCACCATTTTGACCATGTCATGCTGGGGGGCGGGCGGGACTTTGCGCTGGACGTCAATGTGGAAAAGACCAGCTACAGCATCCTGGCCATGAACTTCCTGCGTCGCAGGCGCGTCCTGCTGGCCTTCCCGCAGAACATGCTGTTCCTGACCCCGCAGCAGGATACCCCCGATGACCGGGGACAGGCCACGCACGGCATGCTGAGCACCCGCACCGCCATCGCCCGCATGGTTGACACACCGCAGCCCCTACCCATGCCCGTGCCAGATAGCGTGAAGGTGCGCACCCTGATCCAGCCCGACACGCCTGCACCCACCTCCGGCGCGCAGGCACCCGCACACTGA
- a CDS encoding ABC transporter ATP-binding protein: MTTPTSYPTEQPPRPDHADAAILQRYRHRPLAFIGHYVRLHARWHAIIITAIAVAVACNVGMSAIIRHLVNGMTQGGQGMGAVWVSIILFCLTIVCDNAAWRVAGWMASGVFVRVGSDVRQDLFRYLTGHAATYFADRLSGALAARVSAAANAVVALENMAAWNLLPSALNMVLAIITLGTVSPLMVVVLVGMTVLLGLGIYRLAGRGQGLHLAYAAEAAEVDGEMLDVMQNLPLVRAYGMIGTEHGRMRARIGGETALHTRSLRYMEKLRMIHSIVTAVMTTGLLLWAVLLWRWHKATTGDVVMVTTLGFLILNCTRDLAFSMVEAMKHVTRLDETLGHLLVPHERSGVPETVRLHPADCHGHVRLRDVTFAYPGAPPVLSHFDLDIPAGMRVGLVGVSGSGKSTVLALLQRQRFVQEGAVEIDGINILELDEASLRASMAVVPQDVSLLRRSVLENIRYGCPDASDAAIRAAAEAAGCTGFIAAMPHGFDTVVGERGVMLSGGQRQRLAIARAFLRNAPILILDEATSALDGESERHVHAALERLMVGRTVIAVAHRLSTLRGFDRIVVMEHGQIAQQGSMAELERVPGPYRDRLLAVGLA, encoded by the coding sequence ATGACGACACCCACCAGTTATCCGACCGAACAGCCGCCCCGGCCCGACCATGCGGATGCGGCCATCCTTCAACGCTACCGTCACCGCCCGCTGGCCTTTATCGGCCATTATGTGCGGCTGCATGCGCGCTGGCATGCCATCATCATCACCGCCATCGCGGTTGCGGTTGCGTGCAACGTGGGCATGTCCGCCATCATCCGTCATCTCGTCAACGGCATGACGCAGGGCGGGCAGGGCATGGGGGCAGTGTGGGTGTCCATCATCCTGTTCTGCCTGACCATCGTGTGTGACAACGCCGCCTGGCGCGTGGCGGGGTGGATGGCATCGGGCGTGTTCGTGCGCGTGGGCAGCGATGTACGCCAGGACCTGTTCCGCTACCTGACCGGGCATGCTGCTACCTATTTTGCCGACCGGCTTTCGGGCGCGTTGGCGGCCCGTGTTTCGGCTGCCGCCAATGCCGTGGTGGCGCTGGAAAACATGGCCGCGTGGAACCTGCTGCCTTCCGCGCTGAACATGGTGCTGGCTATCATCACCCTTGGCACCGTCAGCCCGCTGATGGTGGTGGTTCTGGTGGGCATGACCGTGTTGCTGGGGCTTGGCATCTACCGGCTGGCGGGCCGGGGGCAGGGGCTGCATCTGGCTTATGCGGCGGAAGCGGCGGAGGTGGATGGCGAGATGCTGGACGTTATGCAGAACCTGCCACTGGTGCGCGCCTATGGCATGATTGGCACCGAGCACGGGCGCATGCGCGCGCGTATTGGTGGCGAGACCGCGCTGCATACGCGCTCGCTGCGGTACATGGAAAAGCTGCGCATGATCCATTCCATTGTCACTGCCGTCATGACCACGGGGCTGCTGTTGTGGGCGGTGCTGCTGTGGCGGTGGCACAAGGCCACCACGGGCGACGTGGTGATGGTGACCACGCTGGGCTTCCTGATCCTGAACTGCACGCGCGACCTCGCCTTTTCCATGGTAGAGGCGATGAAGCACGTCACCCGCCTGGATGAGACGCTGGGCCACCTGCTGGTTCCGCATGAGCGCAGTGGCGTGCCCGAGACCGTGCGCCTGCATCCTGCCGACTGCCACGGTCACGTCAGGCTGCGCGACGTGACATTCGCCTATCCCGGTGCCCCGCCGGTCCTGTCCCATTTTGACCTGGATATTCCGGCGGGTATGCGCGTCGGGCTTGTCGGGGTGTCGGGTTCGGGCAAGAGCACGGTGCTGGCCCTGCTGCAGCGCCAGCGCTTTGTGCAGGAAGGAGCGGTGGAGATTGATGGCATCAACATCCTTGAACTAGACGAGGCCAGCCTGCGTGCCAGCATGGCGGTGGTGCCGCAGGATGTGTCCCTGCTGCGCCGCTCGGTGCTTGAGAATATCCGCTACGGCTGTCCCGATGCGTCCGATGCGGCGATCAGGGCCGCAGCGGAAGCAGCAGGGTGTACCGGTTTCATCGCTGCCATGCCGCACGGGTTCGATACGGTGGTGGGGGAGCGTGGGGTCATGCTTTCGGGTGGACAGCGCCAGCGCCTTGCCATTGCACGCGCCTTTCTGCGCAATGCGCCGATCCTGATACTGGATGAGGCGACCAGTGCGCTTGATGGCGAGAGCGAGCGCCATGTGCATGCCGCCCTTGAACGGCTGATGGTCGGGCGCACCGTGATTGCGGTGGCGCACCGGCTTTCCACCCTGCGCGGGTTTGACCGTATTGTGGTGATGGAACACGGCCAGATCGCCCAGCAGGGCAGTATGGCAGAACTGGAGCGCGTGCCCGGTCCCTATCGTGATCGGCTGCTGGCTGTTGGGCTGGCATAG
- a CDS encoding DUF763 domain-containing protein, with protein sequence MTRRAGAADLPLHTGRVPAWLGQRMARLGAVITQAVIHHYGRDEFLCRLAHPFWFQSFGAVMGMDWHSSGMTTAVIGALKRGLAPLSGELGLYVCGGRGRHSRRTPDELRAIGDATGLDAAPLVATSKMVAKVDSAAVQDGFDLYLHGFVVATDGRWAVIQQGMHTGQRMARRYHWLSEGLNSFVETPHAAIDGRRAGSAIMNLTDRRAAPSRQGQMDLLHAMGPDRLVQEVMRIEGRAPPAPVQAELPHLFLPAHHDVRPADVNMRRLHGALAAASEAGPQDFADLLRVPGVGARTVRALALVAEVVHGAPCRFSDPARFSLAHGGKDRHPYPVPVAVYDRTLSVMKAAISAARLGREERLEAIRRLDSATRRLERKATGPSLSAIMAGERERSHEYGGRSVFGYEPPPSRRVSEGQGNRVVRHDDQPQDQQRHEGDASRHAG encoded by the coding sequence ATGACCCGGCGCGCGGGTGCTGCCGACCTGCCGCTCCATACCGGCCGGGTGCCCGCATGGCTGGGCCAGCGCATGGCCCGGTTGGGTGCGGTCATCACGCAGGCGGTCATCCATCATTACGGGCGTGACGAATTCCTGTGCCGCCTTGCCCATCCGTTCTGGTTCCAGTCCTTTGGCGCGGTTATGGGCATGGACTGGCATTCATCAGGCATGACCACCGCCGTGATCGGGGCGCTCAAGCGCGGGCTGGCCCCGCTATCGGGTGAATTGGGGCTGTATGTATGCGGCGGGCGTGGCCGCCATTCCCGCCGTACGCCTGATGAACTGCGGGCGATTGGGGATGCGACTGGCCTTGATGCGGCCCCGTTGGTGGCAACCAGCAAGATGGTGGCCAAGGTGGACAGTGCCGCCGTGCAGGACGGGTTCGACCTGTACCTGCATGGTTTTGTTGTGGCGACGGATGGCCGGTGGGCAGTCATCCAGCAGGGCATGCATACCGGGCAGCGCATGGCGCGGCGTTATCACTGGCTTTCTGAAGGGCTGAACAGTTTTGTTGAGACCCCGCATGCGGCCATTGATGGGCGCAGGGCAGGCAGCGCGATCATGAACCTGACGGACCGACGCGCCGCTCCTTCGCGCCAGGGGCAGATGGACCTGCTGCATGCTATGGGGCCGGACCGTCTGGTCCAGGAAGTCATGCGCATCGAAGGCAGGGCGCCGCCTGCCCCGGTGCAGGCGGAACTGCCGCACCTGTTCCTGCCCGCTCACCATGATGTACGTCCGGCAGATGTGAACATGCGCCGCCTGCACGGTGCGCTTGCGGCGGCAAGCGAGGCGGGACCGCAGGATTTTGCCGACCTGCTGCGCGTGCCCGGCGTGGGGGCGCGCACGGTGCGCGCGCTGGCGCTGGTGGCGGAAGTGGTGCATGGCGCGCCATGCCGTTTTTCTGATCCGGCGCGTTTCTCCCTTGCCCATGGTGGCAAGGACCGTCACCCCTATCCTGTGCCGGTGGCGGTGTATGACCGCACGCTGTCGGTCATGAAGGCGGCCATCTCAGCCGCAAGACTGGGACGGGAGGAACGGCTGGAAGCCATCCGCAGGCTGGACAGTGCCACACGACGGCTGGAGCGGAAGGCGACCGGGCCTTCGCTTTCCGCAATTATGGCAGGGGAACGTGAGCGTTCGCATGAATATGGCGGCCGGTCGGTATTCGGATACGAACCCCCACCGTCCCGACGGGTTTCAGAAGGGCAGGGAAACCGGGTCGTGCGCCATGATGACCAGCCACAGGACCAGCAGCGACATGAAGGTGATGCGTCCCGCCACGCGGGATAG